CTAGCTCTTTGATTGAGTGGTGCTTGGATGATGTCTCCTTATATCGAACCTGTCTACGAATTCCAAAGGAGTGACAGTCTCATTCCTgatcctcttgatcttggggcTCAAAAGCCCGCGATGACTGAACCCGTAGAGCTTGAGCACCTGATTATCAGCGAAATTGAAGGCCCTCTCCATGCTGCTGAGGCACCTCTCCACAGGGTAATCCCCATAGCTCCCACAAGGCTTGCAGCCCACGAAATGCGTCACAAACGGCCACCTCTCGTCGCCAAGCCCCGGATGATACTTCTCCGCCATCTCCTCGTAGCGGTCGACAAGCCCAGCCCAGTAGCCGTGCAGATAGTAAGAATTCTCAAGGAAAACCTTCTCCATCCACACTTTCTTGAACAGCAAGAGATATATGAGGGCAGACTGATCGTCGGCCTCAAATGCTGGGCGGCCTTTGAGATTGGCAGTGAGGATCCTTCCGGCTTCCTCCCTGATGGGTCCTTTTGGGCCCATGGGGGCCCACTCATCAAGCAAATCCAAGGACCACTGGCAATTCCTAAAGAGGAAGCTGCCCGTATTGATGGCAATCCAAGACTTCTGCTCGAACAAGAGATCAGGGTAACCGTGGAGGACTAAATTGTAATTCTCATACTTGGAGAAGGGAAGCTCGAAAACCATGTCGGTGAAGAAGGCGTCACTGTCCATCCACCAAATCCACTCGACCTCAGGGTGTGAGAGCATCAACCGCCTAATCATCGGCAATTTGGCCCAATAACCGGCGAGTTCCTTGTCCAAATGAGCGATGTTGTAAACGATCTCGATGCCGTGAATTCTGCAGTAATCGATCTTGTTCTTGATGGATTTGAGAAGGTAGTGGTCGCCGATGGGATTATCGCAGGGTTTGGGCGGGGATCCGGTGAGGAGCAAGATCCGTGGCTTGCCGCGAACGAGGTTAGGGTATTCAGGATTGTTTTGGAGCCACTGCTGGCGTTCGCGGTCCCAATTGCGGATCTTAGGGCCGAGGGAGAAGGAGGAGCTGGCGTTGAGGGCGATGTCGGGCTCGTCGGGTTCGTTAGGGTCGGAGTCGGATCGGATCTCAGCGAGGATGCGGTTGGTCTCCTCGATGAGGTTCTGGTTGACGGCGTCGGCGTCGGAGGATCCGAGGTTGACGCCGATGGTGCCGCGGAGAACGAGGATGGTGACGAAGCCGCAGAGGATGGTGATCTTGATGTTGTTGAAGGTTTTGGAGATCTGGCGGGAGCGCGGTGGGTTGCGTCTTGCATTGGAGGCGGCAAGTGCGGTGGTGGTGGGGAGGGCGGTGGCGGTGGCCCTCTTCTGAGCGGAGAGGGTGTCTTGGCCCATTATTGGTACGTAACACGGGACTTGCAATgattaaatgaaaaattgaaaataatgggAGCCTGCTAGCTCGCTCGCTCAGCATCTACGATCCATGTTATTGGTTTCCGGCAGAATCAACTATGGTGCCACCCGGACATGTGTCCAACACCCATTTCTTCAgggattcttattttatttcactcGCTTATGTTGCGCCATTCATCATGTATAAATAATCAATGCTAGATCACTAGATCTCTCTGCACTCTCTTATACTATATTCCTTACAACGCTTAGATACTCAAAATAATGAATATTATTgctaagggttttttttttttttggtaatcctTTGTATTTTAGAACATCTAAATTCAATATTCACTAttcattttttttagaatttatattttttaaagtataaaattattcaccattaattttataatttttatgaaaCGTGTGTTTGATTAtcttaatttaagaataattacgtattttatcaattttttattttagaaaaattaggtgcaacttttttctattatttgttGTCTGTGttggttgttattgttgttttatTTCTTAGTgtgcttgttttgttgtttttgagTCTCTAAGTTTTTTTCCATGTTCGAGATTTCCGAGAGGGTGAAAActtatcaaagaaaaaaaaaggtaacAAAATTGAGAGGGTGAAAActtatcaaagaaaaaaaaaggtaacAAAATTATTTGATGACGACAATAATAAGTATcccttaaaatattaataatatagttATTTCATTGCTTATATATACAATTTGCCAGCTGAGATTTGAAGAATAAAACTTTGAAGTATCACTGATGAGTAGAAATCTGTGTAGAAAAATAATATACTCACCTTCTCTTTCCAGTATATTGACGGAGggacagagagagagagtagagagTATTAAGTGATTAGGGTATTTGCAAGAGATTCTTGTTAGAAAAATCTGAATTATTAATGGTTGTTGGGTAATAATGTGCTTTGATTTCAAATAATGACAACCACGTTTAATTTGTTAGATATTGTTAGCGCGTTGTCTTAGTTAGCGTACCTGTTTGCTGTCTCACAATGACATTAGATATAACTTACCAGTTTATATGCAATGAAAGCATAGATGAGTGGATATATATCATATGGAATATAATTATTGCCATTAAATCAATCAGGTTAAACatatatatgcactctaatcgtgAATCAAAGACTCATACCTCTGTGTATGATTTACCCTTTGATTTATGAGTAGAGTATGGCAAAATTTTTCTTGAATAAGATATTCAACATAAAGCACGTAGACCACAAGACATGGCAAATGACAAATGCCCAACGACCGAGAGAAAAAGCATCACAATTTGGTTATGCttatattctatttttcttgAAAATACGCACACATACATGTTTACTACTAATTGTTCAtcgtttttcattttaatttctgcttttgtttttataataataatataatctaaTAGAATATGAGATCGGATCCCTCTACAACATGTCCATCTTCACATCATGTTTTTGTCTCTAACCTGTCCCTCGGCATAACGTGAGCACGTTCTCTGTGTAGCCTTAGGTAGCTTTCCAAATTTTTTCGCTCTATATAtgcatatgtatgtatgtatcttcataaaaaaaaaaaaatgcttgataCATGTGATACAATTCATCAGTTTGTAGAATAATAAGATGAAATTTCAATTAACCAAAtactaataaacataaaattgcGAAGTGAAAATGATGATATCCTACTTAGCTTACTTGGTTTGTTTATATCTGTAATGAGTCAGAATAGGCTAATAATTcaactaaataatttttattaatgagtagaattttataaaaataatgtaatcaattatgcatgaatttggtgataaatacttttttttttaatttttttcaataaaattatctttttcatctctttttgatttaatttaattcttttctGATTTACTATCTCTTTTtcgaatttgatttaattattttttggttcACTCTTATTCTTTCCCTTACAGCATCATATATAGAATGTGCACTATTAAATGATGAACACCCTTTCAATTTGAGTATATAGCAACCATTATTAAGAGTAGTGTTAGACACTACTTTAGTTTCCAAATTTCTTGGAATAATATTATATTGGGCAGgatgtaaaaactaaaaagtgatTTTATATTTTGCTGCTTCTTTGTAATATCAAATCAGTATCTATCTTTAGAGGAAGTAGAGACTTAACGATCTCACATTAGATTAATCtagataaagaaataaataatcaagGGAATAACAAAGTAATATAAAGAGAggttaatataattaaaattcaagCGCATTAAGCTTAAGCAATTAAGCAAGTTTCATTGTTATTCTTCTTCGATTCTTCGATTTCACAGGCAACGTAGCCTCTCCTCCGATCAATCTAAGGCCAAGGCTCCCGCCAATCTCAGCTACGGTATTATAAAAGCCACAACTTTTCGAGATTCAATTTCTTtgagaaaacaaaattaacatgaataattagaaaataatgaCGATCACAGATGGAAATCATTTCATTTCAGATCAATCTTTTAAACACTATTTCAAGGCATGCAATTGTTATTGTTTCATTTTAGATCAAGTTTATTTGAATAGAATTGAAATGTGAAGTACATTTGGTGGTGGAAATTAGGAAAAATGAGTGCGGTGTTTGAAGGTTACGAGCGTCAATACTGTGAGCTGTCTTCAAATCTGTCAAGACAATGCAGTGCAGCCTCTTCTCTTGATGGAGGTAGTAATAGTTCTTTCTTTGATTTGCTTTttggaaaataattaattagttttgtGGTGCAGAGCAGAAGAAGCAGAAAATTTCTGAAATAAAAGCTGGAATGGATGATGGTGATACATTGGTACAACAAGACTTGTGCATGTCGtcttttttagttaatattttgaaATGTCTGATGATTGatatttgttatatatatctaGATTCGAAAAATGGAGCTTGAAGCTAGGAGTTTGCAAGCAAGCATGAAGGCATCTCTTCTTGTCAAGTTAAAGGAATACAAAACCGATTTGAACAACTTGAAAAGTGAGCTTAAAAGAATCACATCGGctgctaataataataaagatgagTTGTTGGAATTGGGACAGGCTGATACATTGGCGGTTGGTATCATTTTTCTTGCTCTGTTTTGGCAGTTAATTAGTTGATGTAATGATGATATCATGCAGGTGTCATCAAACGATCACAGAGGAAGACTGGTGATGTCTACAGAGAGATTGAATCAGTCGTCTGAAAGAATAAAGGAGAGCAGGAGAAGCATGCTGGAAACAGAGGAGCTTGGCGCCGCCATCCTCCAAGATTTGCATCAACAACGCCAGTCACTACTTCATGCCCACAACACGGTAACTTCATCTCAAGATTTAGTACCACTCACCTTACTAACTAACTAACCATATACGCAATGCAATGCAGCTTCATGGAGTGGATGATAACATCgacaaaagcaagaagattttgACAGCCATCTCAAGAAGGATGAGTAGGAATAAATGGATTCTTGGCTCCTTCATGGCGGCCATAGTCCTTGCAATTATAGTTATCTTAACCATTAAAGTCTCTCGTTAGCCCCCTTTCATGTAACAATactcatttttatatttaaaataaaaataaaagaaattagcgGCAGCTCCATAAAGTAACTAAAATGCTAAGAGGTCATGAATCCATCCAATGTGGAAGTTGAAGTACGTCGTTGGTCGTCTCAGTCCCAATCGCACATTCCCGACTTCCCTACGCCTCTTCAACCACGCTTCCACCCAACAACGCCACCCTCCTCAACCTTCCTCAACCGTCATCTCTCAAACCAACTTCTCCAGAGCCATCTCACTCACCAAACAACTCATCCTCTCCAATTCCCACACCGCCTGCTCCTCCCTCTTCCACGCGCTCACCCACTCCCAAGCCCCCAACTTCGTTTCCGTCCTCATAGTCGCCTTCTGCGAATTGGGTCATGTCCAAGAAGCTCTTTCGGTGTATAGAAACGTCTCTTCTTTGCCTCTCTTGAAGGCTTGCAACGCGCTTCTTCACGCCCTCGTCAACACCCACAGATTTGATTCACTGTGGGAGGTCTATGGGGACATGGTGTCGCGTGGATTCTCCCCTACCGTTGTGAGCTACGGCATTTTGATGCAGTGCTGCTGCAGCCAAGCTGATTCTGTTGGTGCACGCAAGCTATTTGATGAAATGCTCCACCGCAAAATTGAACCAACCGTTGTGGTTTACACTATTATGATCCGTGTTCTTTGCAATGAGAGTCGAATGGGAGATGCCGAGGGCGTCTTCCGTTTGATGAGGGAATCTGGAGTGGCGCCTAATTTGTACACTTATAAGACTCTCATGCATGGTTATGGCAAGGTAGCTAATGTGATCCGGGTTTTCGAGTTGTATGCTGAAATGCTCTGGCATGGATTGCACCCTAATGTTGTCACATTTACTACCATGATAGATATTCTGTGCAAGGTGGTGGGGGATCTGAAAACGGCAAGGAATTGCTTTGTGTATATGGCAAAATTCGGGGTTGTCCCTAATGCGTATGCTTATAATTCTTTGATTGACGGATACTGTAAGGCTGGGAACTTGTCAGAAGCAATGCGTTGGAAGCTAGAAATGGAAAGGTCTAAAATCTCTCCGGATGTTTTCACTTACAATATACTCATTAAGGGTCTGTGCGACTTGGGGAGATTGGAAGAAGCTGAGGGTTTGATGCAGAAGATGAAGGCTGCAGGAGTTCTTGCGAACTCTGTGACATATAATGTGATGATTGATGGGTACTGCAAGAAAGGCAATATGGAGAAGGCCATTGAGGTGTGCTCTGAAATGGTTGAAAGGAAAATTGAACCCAATGTCATAACGTATTCTACGTTGATTGATGGGTTTTGCAAGAACAGGAGTGTAAATGCTGCAATGGGCATGTACACAGAAATGGTAATCAAAGGTCTTGTGCCGGATGTGGTGACTTACACAGCTCTGATTGATGGGCATTGCAAGCACGGGAACATGAAAGAGGCTTTCAGGCTGCTCAAGGAGATGCTTGATGCAGGGTTAACACCAAATGCGATCACATTTAGTTGTTTAATTGATGGCCTTCTGAAAGAAGGAAGAACATCTGATGCAATCAAACTGTTCTTGGAGAAAACCGGAGCTGGTTTTGCTGGAGTTAAAATGCATAGCAGCCTGTATTCTCCAAACAATGTGACGTATGCGATTTTAGTTCAAGGTTTGTGCAAAGATGGACAAATTTTTAAGGCAACTAAGTTTTTTGCGGATATGAGACATAATGGTTTCCAACCAGACATGCTAGTTTATGTTATAATGTTGCAAGCACATTTCCGATACAAGCACATGCTTGATGTAATGATGCTGCATGCAGACATGGTGAAGACGGGGGTTGTGCAAAATGCGTCGGTACATCGTGTATTGTCTAGGGGCTATCAAGAGAATGGATATTTGAGATCAGCTCATTTGTGTTCTGAGTATTTAATGGAAGAAGATGGTATTCAGCATTCTTAATCAGCTCCTTTTTTGTTTctctagaaaaaagaaaaaaaattcgacAGCTCTAAATAGATTAGACCAATAAGCACAGCTGAATTAGGAGGTAGTGCTAGTTGAATCAGAGATTTCATAATTCAAGCCCCAGTATGCAGATGTGTCAAAACTCAAAAGGAAAAGTTTTGCTACCCAAAGAGTTGTATTGCACTCTAGAATGATTGCCCAGTAGGAGGATATCTGTGGTTTCgacaaacaataaaataaaaataaaaatgaaaaaatagaacATTTCTGCTATGAATACTGGCCAAAAGTGTCAACGAAAGTATATTCATCAGTGCATGATATCAGATTTTCCATGTACAAAGAATTGCAAAAATAAAAGGACGTCAGAATAAGATTGCTTGGCAAGTTGAAGCAGTACATTAACCTAACCACTTAGCATTGTTGTTTCGTATTTGTGAGTCACTTACACGGTTCATTCATGACACCCTCGAAATGGTTCACCCCTTTGGTTCAAAGGAGTGTGAACAAGTTGGTTTATGTACCCATGTCTACGTCGAATCGCAAAGCCCAGTTCCACAATATTCTCAAGCCACCAAAGCCAAACCAGACCCTTAAGAAGTACCTTGATGGCAACAACCCCACCAAAGTGCTGCTACACTTCAGATATTTGATGAGAGAAAGAACCACTTTCAACTCAATAGACAGCTTCACTTTCCTGTTTGCCCTCAAAGCCTGCAACAAGAAACATTCCTCAATCCATGGAAAACAATTGCATGGTCTCATCACAAAATTTGGATACAAAGACATAGTCCAACTCCAGACATCACTTCTGAAAGTGTATGCTGAAGGGGGAAACCTGTGCAGTGCccaccaagtatttgatgaaatgcccACTAAGAACATTATATGTTGGACCTCTTTGATTTCTGCATATGTTGACAATCATAAACCCAACAAAGCCTTAGAGACGTTCAGGATGATGCAGATGGACAATGTCGAACCTGATCAAGTCACAGTAACAGTTGCTCTCTCCGCATGTGCTGATACTGGGGCACTGGAACTGGGTAATTCGATTCATAATTTCATCCGGCGCAATGGAGGACTGAAAATAGATTTGTGCTTGAATAATGCTCTCATTAACATGTATGCTAAATGTGGGGATATCACTACAGCAAGGAGATTGTTTGACAGCACAAAGATCAAAGATGTCACAACTTGGACGTCCATGATTGTGGGGCATGCGCTGCATGGTCAAGCATATGAAGCTCTTGAGCTTTTCTCAGAAATGAACACGGGCTTCAACATAGTCCCAAACGATGTAACCTTCATAGGAGTTTTAATGGCTTGCAGCCATGCAggattggttgaggaagggaagCAACATTTCAGAAGTATGACCGAGGATTACGGCATTCGGCCTAGAGAGGCCCACTTTGGCTGCATGGTGGATCTTTTATGTAGAGGTGGTTGTCTAAAAGACGCATATTACTTTATTATGGAGATGCCGGTGCAGTCTAATGCAGTCATTTGGCGAACCTTGCTGGGGGCTTGCAGCCTCCATGGTGAACTGGAGCTAGCTGCAGAAGCTCGGGAGAAACTGCTCAAGTTGGACCCTGACTATGTGGGTGATAGTGTTGCTTTGTCCAATATTTATGCAGATAAAAGGATGTGGAATAACAAGATGATTGCTAGGAATCAGATCAAACAATCAAGAGCTCCTGGTTGCAGTTCCATTGAGGTGACAAGTGGAGTTGGTGAATTTGTAATTGTCAATAATCCTTAGAAGAGGGAAAGATATACCTTGCTAATCAGAATACCTATGAAAGGGTCGTTTAGATATAGAAGCAAATTCAGCAAAGCTGTTAAGTTGTAAACAAACTTTGTAACCATgaaaagaaaaatgataatatttatcATCAAATGACACCTTTCAATTAAGGTAACAAGCTCTTTGTCAAAGGCTCGAGGTGAATTTTCTGCCAGCTTAGTTTATCAAAATTGAAAGGTATGGTTATGgcataataaactaataatacgTCAAAATTAACCTCCAAGATTAATGACACAATAGTAGCTTGTGAGTTTTTAAATAAGGTAAAAGTAAAATACATTAAGCTTCTTTGatcctctctttcttttttccccTTCTTTCCAGGAGAACATATTAACATAGTGCTAGtggtaattttatttatttaatcgaATTAAAATTGTTGGAAAATATATAGCAAGAGTGAGTTAGTTGTATAGAAGGAAGGAATCCCGAAAATAGCGTGGTGACGAGTGCAAGTTGTGTGTGATTGAGATCGAAGAAGAGAAGGAAAGTGGCGAGTGCAGCAGTGGTTGTTGATGAAGAGGGTTCAACACAGGAATCATCAGGAGCAGAAGAAATGCCCTTCCAGGATAATGATGCGCCTCGCCGGTTTGTGCGTCTTCTCCACAATCATCCTCTCCGTCGTCTTCTCCCTCTCCCTCGTCCTTCGAGATCCTCCCTCCGACGCCGTCCCCATATCTGTGCCCCGtacgcttcttcttcttgcttttcCCTTGTGATCTAGGTAGGGTTTACACTTTACAACTCATTTCCTGTTTTCTGATTGCTGCTAGGTTGGAGTGACGATGCTCAAACAGATAAGCTGCTTGCTGGTCTTCTACCTGCTGGATTCGATGAAACCTCTTGTCTAAGCAGATATGATTCGCTCATTAACCGCAAAGGATTATCAGCAAAACCTTCTTCATACCTCATTTCTAGATTAAGAAAATATGAAGCGCTCCACAGAGAATGTGGACCTTATACTCAATCCTACAATAAAACAGTGAAAGATCTGAGGTCCGGCGTCCCAAGCCAGTCATCTTCGGCTGCTTGTAAATATGTAGTGTGGATTTCATACAGCGGTTTAGGGAATAGGATATTGACCATTGCTTCTGCATTCCTTTATGCTCTCCTCACCAACCGTGTTCTCTTGATTGATCCGGGACTTGACATGACTGATCTCTTTTGCGAGCCCTTCCCAGACGCTTCCTGGTTCCTTCCTCCCGATTTCCCTCTTCGTGCTCAATTCCATGATCTCAATCAGAAATCTGCTCACTGCTATGGGAAAATGATCAAGGATAAATCAGttacagcatctgcagtcccttCTTTTGTGTACCTTCATCTAGCGCATGACTATGACGATCAAGACAAGCTATTCTTCTGCGATGAAGACCAACGTTTTCTTGATCAGGTACCTTGGTTATTAGTCAGAACAGATAATTACTTCGTTCCGTCGCTATTCTTGATGCCGTCTTTTGAGCAGGAACTGAATCAGCTGTTTCCAAATAGGGAAACAGTTTTCCATTTCTTAGCTAGGTATCTGTTCCACCCCACAAATAGAGTATGGGGACTAGTCATTAGATACTATGAAGCTTATTTAGCTAATGTGGATGAGAGAGTAGGCATACAGATTAGAGTGTTTGACACCGGAACAGGTCCATTTCAACATGTATTGGATCAGATCTTAGCTTGTGTTTTCAAGGAGAATCTATTACCCGATGTTAACAGGAAGCAGGCTAGTATTAGTTCATCAGGAAAGCCGAAGTCGAAAGCAGTACTCATGACATCCTTAAGCTCTGGTTATTCCGAAAAGGTCAGAGATATGTACTGGGAATTTCCCACCACGACGGGAGAAGCAGTTGGCGTTTTCCAGCCAAGCCATGAAGGATATCAACAAACTGAGAATCAGATGCACAACCAAAAAGCTTGGGCAGAAATGTACCTCTTAAGCTTAACCGATGTGTTGGTTACTAGCTCATGGTCTACTTTTGGCTATGTGGCACAGGGACTGGGAGGTTTAAAACCATGGATACTATACAAGCCTGAGAATAAAACAGCTCCAGATCCTCCTTGTCAACGTGCTATGTCGATGGAGCCATGTTTCCATGCTCCTCCCTTTTATGACTGCAAGGCTAAGAAAGGAATTGACACCGGTAAACTTGTTCCACATGTTAGGCACTGTGAGGATATGAGCTGGGGTCTTAAGCTTGTACATAACTATGCGTAGCAAGCTATGCTTGTGCATGCTTTTGTGCCTGTCAACTCAGCTGAAAGTTTTGCAAATTTTGTTGTACAATAGAATTAGTTATTCTTTTTAATCTTTATATTGTTATATGCGCaaactatataatataaatatgtgTGCCATTACTATTTTAGGACGataaactaaattgcatgaagttATGCTCTCTTGACAAATACTGGCACATCGTTAGTTCTCTGAGGCAAACAATAGTACAACACAGCTGAGCTTCTCTTGAAACGGTTATGGTGATTTGAATGTGATAAACCA
This region of Arachis hypogaea cultivar Tifrunner chromosome 8, arahy.Tifrunner.gnm2.J5K5, whole genome shotgun sequence genomic DNA includes:
- the LOC112708222 gene encoding vesicle transport v-SNARE 11-like isoform X4, producing MSAVFEGYERQYCELSSNLSRQCSAASSLDGEQKKQKISEIKAGMDDGDTLIRKMELEARSLQASMKASLLVKLKEYKTDLNNLKSELKRITSAANNNKDELLELGQADTLVSSNDHRGRLVMSTERLNQSSERIKESRRSMLETEELGAAILQDLHQQRQSLLHAHNTLHGVDDNIDKSKKILTAISRRMSRNKWILGSFMAAIVLAIIVILTIKVSR
- the LOC112708220 gene encoding putative pentatricopeptide repeat-containing protein At1g74400; translation: MTPSKWFTPLVQRSVNKLVYVPMSTSNRKAQFHNILKPPKPNQTLKKYLDGNNPTKVLLHFRYLMRERTTFNSIDSFTFLFALKACNKKHSSIHGKQLHGLITKFGYKDIVQLQTSLLKVYAEGGNLCSAHQVFDEMPTKNIICWTSLISAYVDNHKPNKALETFRMMQMDNVEPDQVTVTVALSACADTGALELGNSIHNFIRRNGGLKIDLCLNNALINMYAKCGDITTARRLFDSTKIKDVTTWTSMIVGHALHGQAYEALELFSEMNTGFNIVPNDVTFIGVLMACSHAGLVEEGKQHFRSMTEDYGIRPREAHFGCMVDLLCRGGCLKDAYYFIMEMPVQSNAVIWRTLLGACSLHGELELAAEAREKLLKLDPDYVGDSVALSNIYADKRMWNNKMIARNQIKQSRAPGCSSIEVTSGVGEFVIVNNP
- the LOC112708222 gene encoding vesicle transport v-SNARE 12-like isoform X1, producing MSAVFEGYERQYCELSSNLSRQCSAASSLDGGKQKKQKISEIKAGMDDGDTLIRKMELEARSLQASMKASLLVKLKEYKTDLNNLKSELKRITSAANNNKDELLELGQADTLAVSSNDHRGRLVMSTERLNQSSERIKESRRSMLETEELGAAILQDLHQQRQSLLHAHNTLHGVDDNIDKSKKILTAISRRMSRNKWILGSFMAAIVLAIIVILTIKVSR
- the LOC112708219 gene encoding galactoside 2-alpha-L-fucosyltransferase produces the protein MKRVQHRNHQEQKKCPSRIMMRLAGLCVFSTIILSVVFSLSLVLRDPPSDAVPISVPRWSDDAQTDKLLAGLLPAGFDETSCLSRYDSLINRKGLSAKPSSYLISRLRKYEALHRECGPYTQSYNKTVKDLRSGVPSQSSSAACKYVVWISYSGLGNRILTIASAFLYALLTNRVLLIDPGLDMTDLFCEPFPDASWFLPPDFPLRAQFHDLNQKSAHCYGKMIKDKSVTASAVPSFVYLHLAHDYDDQDKLFFCDEDQRFLDQVPWLLVRTDNYFVPSLFLMPSFEQELNQLFPNRETVFHFLARYLFHPTNRVWGLVIRYYEAYLANVDERVGIQIRVFDTGTGPFQHVLDQILACVFKENLLPDVNRKQASISSSGKPKSKAVLMTSLSSGYSEKVRDMYWEFPTTTGEAVGVFQPSHEGYQQTENQMHNQKAWAEMYLLSLTDVLVTSSWSTFGYVAQGLGGLKPWILYKPENKTAPDPPCQRAMSMEPCFHAPPFYDCKAKKGIDTGKLVPHVRHCEDMSWGLKLVHNYA
- the LOC112708222 gene encoding vesicle transport v-SNARE 12-like isoform X3, with product MSAVFEGYERQYCELSSNLSRQCSAASSLDGGKQKKQKISEIKAGMDDGDTLIRKMELEARSLQASMKASLLVKLKEYKTDLNNLKSELKRITSAANNNKDELLELGQADTLVSSNDHRGRLVMSTERLNQSSERIKESRRSMLETEELGAAILQDLHQQRQSLLHAHNTLHGVDDNIDKSKKILTAISRRMSRNKWILGSFMAAIVLAIIVILTIKVSR
- the LOC112708217 gene encoding probable xyloglucan 6-xylosyltransferase 3, with the translated sequence MGQDTLSAQKRATATALPTTTALAASNARRNPPRSRQISKTFNNIKITILCGFVTILVLRGTIGVNLGSSDADAVNQNLIEETNRILAEIRSDSDPNEPDEPDIALNASSSFSLGPKIRNWDRERQQWLQNNPEYPNLVRGKPRILLLTGSPPKPCDNPIGDHYLLKSIKNKIDYCRIHGIEIVYNIAHLDKELAGYWAKLPMIRRLMLSHPEVEWIWWMDSDAFFTDMVFELPFSKYENYNLVLHGYPDLLFEQKSWIAINTGSFLFRNCQWSLDLLDEWAPMGPKGPIREEAGRILTANLKGRPAFEADDQSALIYLLLFKKVWMEKVFLENSYYLHGYWAGLVDRYEEMAEKYHPGLGDERWPFVTHFVGCKPCGSYGDYPVERCLSSMERAFNFADNQVLKLYGFSHRGLLSPKIKRIRNETVTPLEFVDRFDIRRHHPSTTQSKS
- the LOC112708222 gene encoding vesicle transport v-SNARE 12-like isoform X2, with protein sequence MSAVFEGYERQYCELSSNLSRQCSAASSLDGEQKKQKISEIKAGMDDGDTLIRKMELEARSLQASMKASLLVKLKEYKTDLNNLKSELKRITSAANNNKDELLELGQADTLAVSSNDHRGRLVMSTERLNQSSERIKESRRSMLETEELGAAILQDLHQQRQSLLHAHNTLHGVDDNIDKSKKILTAISRRMSRNKWILGSFMAAIVLAIIVILTIKVSR